The following proteins come from a genomic window of Mariniflexile sp. TRM1-10:
- the secY gene encoding preprotein translocase subunit SecY, whose protein sequence is MKFIESLKNVWKIEELRNRIIVTLGLLLVYRFGAQVVLPGIDAAQLEGLADSADGGLLGLLNAFTGGAFANASVFALGIMPYISASIVVQLMGIAIPYLQKLQKEGASGQKKINQITRWLTIAICLLQAPGYLASLPALGIPTSAFLLGTGPLFYFSSVTILVTGCIFAMWLGEKITDKGIGNGISLLIMVGIIATMPASFIQNAATRLEGNNVMLILFELVLWFVIILGCIMLVMAVRKIAVQYARRTASGDYEKSAMAGSRQYIPLKLNASGVMPIIFAQAIMFVPSLIGGSSLLKETTFGSWMQTNYADIFGLAYNITFAILIIIFTYFYTAITVPTNKMADDLKRSGGFIPGIRPGSETSEYLDKIMSQITLPGSIFLAFIAVFPALIVKIMGVQQGWALFFGGTSLIILVGVAIDTMQQVNSYLLNRHYDGLMKTGKNRKAIA, encoded by the coding sequence ATGAAATTTATAGAATCGTTAAAGAATGTTTGGAAAATAGAAGAACTAAGAAACAGAATCATAGTTACACTTGGTCTGTTATTGGTTTACCGTTTTGGTGCTCAAGTAGTGCTGCCAGGTATTGACGCTGCCCAATTAGAGGGTTTAGCCGATAGTGCCGATGGTGGTTTATTAGGGTTACTTAATGCTTTTACAGGTGGTGCTTTTGCAAATGCTTCGGTTTTTGCATTGGGTATCATGCCATACATTTCAGCTTCTATTGTTGTTCAGTTAATGGGAATAGCAATTCCTTATTTACAAAAACTACAAAAGGAAGGTGCTAGTGGTCAAAAGAAAATTAATCAAATTACACGTTGGTTAACTATTGCAATCTGTTTGTTACAAGCACCAGGTTATTTAGCTAGTTTACCAGCATTGGGAATACCTACAAGTGCATTTTTACTAGGCACAGGACCATTATTCTATTTCTCTTCTGTTACTATTTTAGTAACAGGCTGTATCTTTGCCATGTGGTTAGGAGAAAAAATTACCGATAAAGGTATTGGTAATGGTATTTCCTTATTAATTATGGTGGGTATTATAGCAACAATGCCAGCATCATTTATTCAAAATGCAGCTACAAGATTGGAAGGTAACAACGTGATGCTTATTCTTTTTGAATTGGTATTATGGTTCGTTATCATTCTTGGATGTATTATGTTAGTTATGGCTGTTAGAAAAATTGCAGTACAATATGCAAGAAGAACTGCTTCAGGCGATTACGAAAAAAGCGCCATGGCAGGTTCTAGACAGTATATTCCATTAAAGCTTAATGCTTCTGGAGTAATGCCTATTATATTTGCACAGGCAATTATGTTTGTTCCTAGTTTAATTGGTGGCTCTTCACTTTTAAAAGAAACTACTTTTGGATCTTGGATGCAAACTAACTATGCAGATATTTTCGGGTTGGCCTATAACATCACATTTGCTATATTAATTATAATATTCACATATTTTTATACAGCAATTACGGTGCCTACCAATAAAATGGCAGACGATTTAAAACGTAGTGGTGGTTTTATTCCTGGTATTCGTCCAGGTTCTGAAACTTCTGAATATTTAGATAAGATAATGTCTCAAATTACCTTACCGGGTTCTATATTTTTAGCATTCATAGCTGTGTTCCCAGCGTTAATAGTTAAAATTATGGGCGTTCAACAAGGATGGGCATTATTTTTTGGAGGCACTTCATTAATCATTTTAGTGGGTGTAGCTATAGATACTATGCAACAAGTAAACTCTTATTTGTTAAATAGACACTATGATGGCTTGATGAAAACAGGTAAAAATAGAAAAGCAATAGCTTAA
- the rplO gene encoding 50S ribosomal protein L15, with product MDLSNLKPAEGSVKNQGKRIGRGQGSGKGGTATRGHKGAKSRSGYSKKIGFEGGQMPLQRRVPKFGFTNVNRVEYQGINLDTLQQLVDDKKATDTVDFETLFTNRLIGKNDLVKILGRGELKTKLKVSAHKFTASAKAAIEAAGGEAVTL from the coding sequence ATGGATTTAAGTAATTTAAAACCTGCAGAAGGTTCAGTTAAAAATCAAGGAAAAAGAATAGGACGTGGACAGGGTTCTGGTAAAGGTGGTACGGCAACCCGTGGTCACAAAGGTGCTAAATCCCGTTCTGGTTATTCTAAGAAAATAGGATTTGAAGGAGGTCAAATGCCACTTCAAAGACGTGTTCCTAAATTTGGTTTTACTAACGTTAACCGTGTAGAGTATCAAGGTATCAATTTAGATACCTTACAACAATTGGTTGATGATAAAAAAGCAACTGACACCGTAGATTTTGAAACATTATTCACTAACCGTTTAATTGGAAAAAACGACCTAGTTAAAATATTAGGTAGAGGTGAGTTAAAAACAAAATTAAAAGTATCAGCACATAAATTTACTGCTTCAGCAAAAGCTGCTATCGAAGCTGCTGGAGGAGAAGCTGTAACGTTATAA
- a CDS encoding DNA-directed RNA polymerase subunit alpha — protein sequence MAVFNFQKPDKVIMIDSTDFEGKFEFRPLEPGYGLTVGNALRRVLLSSLEGFAITSVRIEGVDHEFSAIAGVVEDVTEIILNLKQARFKRQIEDIDNESISISISGQEQITAGDFQKFISGFQVLNTELVICNLDPKVNFNMEITIEKGRGYVPAEENKKAAAPVGTIFTDSIYTPIKNVKYSIENYRVEQKTDYEKLVFEIITDGSITPQDALTEAAKTLIHHFMLFSDERITLEADEIAQTETYDEESLHMRQLLKTKLIDMDLSVRALNCLKAAEVDTLGDLVSFNKNDLMKFRNFGKKSLTELEELVNVKGLNFGMDLSKYKLDKD from the coding sequence ATGGCAGTATTTAATTTTCAAAAGCCCGACAAAGTAATCATGATTGATTCAACAGATTTTGAAGGGAAATTCGAATTTCGCCCTTTAGAACCTGGTTATGGTTTAACAGTAGGTAACGCATTAAGAAGAGTTTTACTATCTTCATTAGAAGGATTCGCCATTACATCAGTTAGAATAGAAGGTGTAGATCATGAATTTTCAGCAATTGCTGGAGTGGTTGAAGATGTTACTGAAATCATTTTAAATTTAAAACAAGCTCGTTTTAAAAGACAAATTGAAGATATCGATAATGAATCTATTTCTATTTCAATATCAGGTCAAGAACAAATTACAGCTGGTGATTTCCAAAAATTCATTTCTGGATTCCAAGTTTTAAATACAGAGTTAGTAATCTGTAACTTAGATCCTAAAGTTAATTTCAATATGGAAATTACTATAGAAAAAGGTAGAGGCTATGTTCCTGCAGAAGAAAACAAAAAAGCTGCTGCACCAGTTGGAACTATCTTTACAGATTCTATATACACGCCTATAAAGAATGTTAAATATAGCATTGAAAACTATCGTGTTGAGCAAAAAACCGATTACGAAAAACTGGTTTTTGAAATCATTACTGATGGTTCAATCACACCTCAAGATGCATTAACCGAGGCTGCTAAAACATTAATTCATCACTTCATGTTATTCTCTGATGAGCGTATCACTTTAGAGGCTGATGAAATTGCACAAACTGAAACTTATGATGAAGAATCGCTTCACATGCGTCAGTTGCTTAAAACTAAGTTGATCGATATGGATTTATCTGTACGCGCACTTAACTGTTTAAAAGCTGCAGAAGTTGATACTTTAGGAGACTTGGTATCTTTCAACAAAAATGACTTAATGAAATTCAGAAACTTTGGTAAAAAGTCTTTAACAGAGCTTGAAGAGCTTGTAAACGTTAAAGGTTTAAACTTCGGAATGGATTTAAGCAAATATAAATTAGATAAAGACTAG
- the rpsH gene encoding 30S ribosomal protein S8 translates to MYTDPIADYLTRIRNAVRANHRVVEIPASNLKKDITKILFEQGYILSYKFDDSSVQGTIKIALKYNKETKEPVIKQIQRISKPGLRKYASSKELPRILNGLGIAIVSTSHGVMTGKQAKRDNVGGEVLCYVY, encoded by the coding sequence ATGTACACAGATCCAATTGCGGATTATTTGACAAGAATTAGAAATGCAGTGCGTGCTAACCACAGAGTGGTTGAGATACCAGCATCTAATCTTAAAAAAGACATCACTAAAATATTATTCGAACAAGGATATATTTTAAGTTACAAGTTTGATGATTCTTCAGTACAAGGTACTATTAAAATAGCGCTTAAGTACAATAAGGAAACTAAAGAGCCTGTAATAAAACAGATTCAAAGAATAAGTAAACCAGGTTTACGTAAATATGCAAGTTCAAAAGAACTTCCTAGAATTCTTAATGGTTTAGGTATTGCCATCGTTTCTACTTCTCATGGAGTAATGACAGGTAAACAAGCTAAAAGAGATAATGTAGGTGGAGAAGTATTGTGTTACGTTTACTAA
- the carA gene encoding glutamine-hydrolyzing carbamoyl-phosphate synthase small subunit has product MKYQKRQKAIILLADGTIFYGKAVGNKQGTAFGEVCFNTGMTGYQEIFTDPSYFGQLMVATNAHIGNYGVNDEEIESDSIKIAGLICKNFSYDYSREAADGSLEDFLNKNNLLAISDVDTRALVSYIRDNGAMNAVISTDVDNIEGLKKQLADVPDMEGLELASKVSTKEPYYFGDANATYKIAALDIGIKKNILRNIAKRDAYIKVFPYNAKFEDLEAFKPDGYFLSNGPGDPQPLVEAQTLAKEIIKRDLPLFGICLGHQVIALANGVSTYKMHNGHRGINHPVKNINTGKGEITSQNHGFAVNREEAEAHPDLQVTHVHLNDHTVAGLAMKSKNCFSVQYHPEASPGPHDSSYLFDQFIENIKNK; this is encoded by the coding sequence ATGAAATATCAAAAACGACAAAAAGCCATCATTCTTTTAGCAGATGGCACCATTTTTTACGGAAAAGCAGTAGGAAACAAACAAGGAACAGCATTTGGTGAAGTATGTTTCAATACTGGAATGACTGGTTACCAAGAAATTTTTACAGACCCATCTTATTTCGGTCAGTTAATGGTAGCAACCAATGCGCATATTGGAAATTATGGGGTTAATGATGAAGAAATAGAATCCGATTCTATTAAAATAGCTGGATTAATATGTAAAAATTTTAGTTATGATTATTCTCGTGAAGCAGCCGACGGTTCGTTAGAGGATTTTTTAAACAAAAACAATCTATTAGCTATATCGGATGTAGATACCCGAGCTTTGGTAAGCTATATAAGAGATAACGGTGCCATGAATGCTGTTATTTCTACAGATGTTGATAATATAGAAGGCCTTAAAAAGCAGCTTGCCGATGTGCCTGATATGGAAGGCTTAGAATTAGCATCAAAAGTGTCTACTAAAGAACCTTACTATTTTGGAGATGCTAATGCCACTTATAAAATAGCAGCTTTGGACATCGGTATTAAAAAGAATATCCTTCGCAACATAGCAAAAAGAGATGCTTATATAAAAGTGTTTCCTTATAACGCTAAGTTTGAAGATTTAGAGGCTTTTAAACCAGATGGCTACTTTTTATCCAACGGGCCTGGCGATCCCCAACCTTTGGTTGAAGCGCAAACCTTAGCGAAAGAAATTATTAAAAGGGATTTACCATTATTTGGTATTTGTTTAGGACATCAAGTGATAGCGCTGGCAAATGGTGTTTCAACTTATAAAATGCATAATGGACACCGCGGAATTAATCACCCGGTAAAAAATATAAACACAGGAAAAGGTGAAATAACATCTCAAAATCATGGCTTTGCCGTGAATAGAGAAGAAGCAGAGGCACATCCAGATTTACAAGTGACGCATGTACATCTAAACGACCACACGGTTGCAGGATTAGCTATGAAAAGCAAAAATTGTTTTTCTGTACAATACCATCCAGAAGCCAGTCCAGGCCCGCATGATTCGTCATACCTTTTTGATCAGTTTATAGAGAATATAAAAAATAAGTAG
- the rpsN gene encoding 30S ribosomal protein S14, whose amino-acid sequence MAKESMKAREVKRAKTVAKYAEKRKALKEAGDYEALQKLPKNASPIRMHNRCKLTGRPRGYMRTFGISRVTFREMANNGLIPGVRKASW is encoded by the coding sequence ATGGCTAAAGAATCAATGAAAGCCCGCGAGGTAAAAAGAGCTAAAACAGTAGCTAAATATGCTGAAAAACGTAAAGCTTTAAAAGAAGCTGGAGATTATGAAGCATTACAAAAGTTACCAAAAAATGCTTCTCCTATTCGTATGCATAATAGATGTAAATTAACAGGAAGACCTAGAGGGTATATGAGAACATTTGGAATTTCTCGTGTAACTTTTAGAGAAATGGCCAATAACGGTCTTATTCCTGGAGTTAGAAAAGCAAGTTGGTAA
- the rpsK gene encoding 30S ribosomal protein S11, translating into MAKSNTKTTKKRKVIVDSVGEAHVNASFNNIIIALTNKKGDVISWSSAGKMGFRGSKKNTPYAAQLAAEDASAVALEAGLKKVKVYVKGPGNGRESAIRSIHNAGIEVTEIIDVTPLPHNGCRPPKRRRV; encoded by the coding sequence ATGGCAAAATCAAACACAAAAACTACAAAAAAACGTAAAGTTATTGTAGACTCTGTAGGAGAAGCTCATGTTAATGCTTCTTTCAACAACATTATAATTGCACTTACCAACAAGAAAGGAGACGTAATTTCTTGGTCTTCTGCTGGTAAGATGGGATTTAGAGGTTCTAAGAAAAACACGCCTTATGCTGCACAATTAGCTGCTGAAGATGCTTCGGCTGTTGCTTTAGAGGCTGGTTTGAAGAAAGTAAAAGTATATGTTAAAGGTCCAGGAAATGGTAGAGAATCTGCTATCCGTTCTATTCATAATGCAGGTATTGAAGTAACAGAAATTATTGATGTTACGCCACTTCCACATAATGGATGTCGTCCTCCAAAGCGTAGAAGAGTATAA
- the ykgO gene encoding type B 50S ribosomal protein L36 → MKVRASVKKRSADCIIVRRKGRLYVINKKNPRFKQRQG, encoded by the coding sequence ATGAAAGTAAGAGCATCAGTAAAAAAAAGAAGTGCAGATTGTATAATCGTACGTAGAAAAGGTAGACTTTACGTGATAAACAAAAAGAATCCTAGATTTAAACAAAGACAAGGGTAA
- the infA gene encoding translation initiation factor IF-1, translating into MAKQAAIEQDGTIIEALSNAMFRVELENGHIVTAHISGKMRMHYIKLLPGDKVKLEMSPYDLSKARITYRY; encoded by the coding sequence ATGGCAAAACAGGCAGCAATAGAACAAGATGGAACCATTATAGAAGCATTATCAAATGCGATGTTCCGTGTTGAATTAGAGAACGGTCACATTGTGACAGCACATATTTCCGGTAAAATGCGTATGCATTATATTAAATTATTGCCAGGAGATAAAGTGAAATTAGAAATGAGTCCTTATGATTTATCTAAGGCGAGAATAACTTATAGATACTAA
- the rplF gene encoding 50S ribosomal protein L6, whose product MSRIGNNPVVIPEGVTVDIKDGVVTVKGKLGELTQNYDSVNIKVEDGNVLVTRSSDSKDQKAKHGLYRSLMLNMIEGVSKGWTKELELVGVGYRASNQGQKLELALGFSHAIVMSLAPEVKVETVSEKGKNPIIKLTSHDKQLVGQVAAKIRGFRRPEPYKGKGIKFVGEVLRRKAGKSA is encoded by the coding sequence ATGTCAAGAATAGGTAATAACCCAGTAGTAATTCCAGAAGGCGTTACAGTTGATATAAAGGACGGAGTAGTTACAGTAAAAGGAAAATTAGGAGAATTAACTCAAAATTACGATTCTGTAAATATTAAAGTTGAAGATGGAAATGTTTTAGTAACACGTTCTTCTGATTCTAAAGATCAAAAAGCTAAACATGGTTTATATAGATCATTAATGCTAAACATGATTGAAGGCGTTTCTAAAGGATGGACTAAAGAATTAGAATTAGTAGGGGTAGGATACAGAGCTAGCAACCAAGGTCAAAAACTGGAATTAGCTTTAGGTTTCTCTCATGCTATAGTTATGAGTTTAGCTCCAGAAGTTAAAGTTGAAACAGTTTCAGAAAAAGGAAAAAACCCAATCATTAAACTAACATCTCACGATAAGCAGCTTGTTGGACAAGTTGCTGCTAAAATCCGTGGATTTAGAAGACCAGAACCTTACAAAGGTAAAGGTATCAAGTTTGTTGGTGAGGTATTAAGAAGAAAAGCAGGTAAATCAGCTTAA
- the rpsM gene encoding 30S ribosomal protein S13 — protein sequence MARIAGVDIPKNKRGVIALTYIYGVGRSRAKEILAAANVDESIKVQDWNDDQISGIREAVGTFTIEGELRSEIQLNIKRLMDIGCYRGIRHRSGLPLRGQRTKNNSRTRKGRRKTVANKKKATK from the coding sequence ATGGCAAGAATTGCAGGTGTAGACATACCAAAAAACAAAAGAGGAGTTATAGCTTTAACTTATATCTATGGAGTAGGTAGAAGTAGAGCTAAAGAAATATTAGCAGCAGCTAATGTTGATGAAAGTATTAAAGTTCAAGATTGGAACGACGACCAAATTAGTGGTATTCGTGAAGCTGTTGGTACTTTTACAATCGAAGGTGAATTACGTTCTGAAATCCAATTGAACATTAAACGTTTAATGGATATTGGATGTTACAGAGGAATTCGTCACAGATCGGGGCTTCCGTTAAGAGGGCAACGTACAAAAAACAACTCTAGAACTAGAAAAGGTAGAAGAAAAACTGTTGCTAACAAGAAAAAAGCAACTAAATAA
- the rplR gene encoding 50S ribosomal protein L18, giving the protein MALTKYERRIRIKSRIRKIVSGTEARPRLTVFRSNKEIYAQVVDDVTGVTISAASSRDKDISSAKATKIEVAKLVGKALAEKALKAGVETIAFDRGGYLYHGRVKSLAEGAREAGLKF; this is encoded by the coding sequence ATGGCATTGACAAAATACGAAAGAAGAATAAGAATTAAAAGCAGAATACGCAAGATAGTTTCTGGTACAGAAGCTAGACCGAGATTAACTGTTTTTAGAAGCAATAAAGAAATTTATGCTCAAGTTGTAGATGACGTAACTGGTGTAACAATCAGTGCAGCATCTTCAAGAGATAAAGATATTAGTTCTGCAAAAGCAACTAAAATTGAAGTAGCTAAATTAGTAGGTAAGGCGCTTGCTGAAAAAGCTTTAAAAGCAGGTGTAGAGACTATCGCTTTTGATAGAGGTGGTTATTTATATCATGGTAGAGTAAAATCATTAGCTGAAGGAGCTAGAGAAGCAGGACTTAAATTCTAA
- the rpsE gene encoding 30S ribosomal protein S5 — MYRKYKSAELVKPGGLDLKDRLVGVQRVTKVTKGGRAFGFSAIVVVGDEAGVVGQGLGKSKDVASAIAKAVEDAKKNLVRIPLKGKTLPHEQKGKFGGARVNIIPAAQGTGVIAGGAVRTVLEAVGVHDVLSKSQGSSNPHNVVKATFDALLQLRDANTIARDRGISLEQVFKA; from the coding sequence ATGTATCGTAAATATAAAAGCGCAGAATTAGTAAAACCAGGTGGATTAGATCTTAAAGATCGTTTAGTTGGTGTACAAAGAGTTACAAAAGTAACTAAAGGTGGTAGAGCATTTGGTTTCTCAGCAATTGTTGTAGTTGGTGATGAAGCTGGTGTTGTAGGACAAGGTTTAGGAAAATCTAAAGACGTTGCTAGTGCAATTGCAAAAGCTGTTGAAGATGCTAAGAAAAACCTGGTTCGTATTCCTTTAAAAGGGAAAACTTTACCGCATGAGCAAAAAGGTAAATTTGGTGGAGCAAGAGTAAACATTATTCCTGCTGCCCAAGGTACAGGTGTTATTGCTGGTGGTGCTGTAAGAACAGTGCTTGAGGCAGTTGGTGTACATGATGTATTATCAAAATCTCAAGGATCATCAAATCCTCATAACGTTGTAAAAGCAACTTTTGATGCTTTATTACAATTAAGGGATGCCAATACCATTGCTCGAGATAGAGGTATTTCACTTGAACAAGTATTTAAAGCTTAA
- the rplQ gene encoding 50S ribosomal protein L17: MRHGKKINHLSRQTAHRKSMLANMACSLIEHKRINTTVAKAKALKQFVEPMITKSKEDTTHNRRIVMAKLRQKDAVAELFRDVAAKVANRPGGYTRIIKLGNRLGDNADMAMIELVDYNELYNAGKPEKKTTRRSRRGGSKPADAPVVEPKATKEEEE, from the coding sequence ATGAGACACGGAAAAAAAATAAATCATTTAAGTAGACAAACTGCGCATAGAAAATCTATGTTGGCTAATATGGCTTGTTCTTTAATAGAACACAAGCGTATCAACACTACTGTTGCTAAAGCAAAAGCTTTAAAACAATTTGTAGAGCCTATGATTACTAAGTCTAAAGAAGATACAACCCATAACAGACGTATTGTTATGGCGAAGTTAAGACAAAAAGATGCCGTAGCAGAATTGTTTAGAGATGTAGCGGCTAAAGTTGCTAATCGTCCAGGAGGTTACACAAGAATTATTAAACTTGGAAACCGTTTAGGTGATAATGCCGATATGGCAATGATTGAGCTTGTAGATTATAATGAGCTTTACAATGCTGGCAAGCCAGAGAAGAAAACAACACGTAGAAGTAGAAGAGGCGGATCAAAACCTGCAGATGCTCCGGTTGTTGAACCTAAGGCAACAAAAGAAGAGGAAGAATAA
- the eno gene encoding phosphopyruvate hydratase has translation MSVIINIHARQILDSRGNPTVEVDVVTENDILGRAAVPSGASTGEHEAVELRDGGKAYMGKGVLKAVDNVNSIIAPELLGVSVFEQNLIDQIMIDLDGTKNKSKLGANAILGVSLAVAKAAANELNMPLYRYVGGVSANTLPVPMMNIINGGSHSDAPIAFQEFMIMPVKAKSFTHAMQMGTEIFHNLKKVLHDRGLSTAVGDEGGFAPTLAGGTEDALDSIKVAVEKAGYTFGGDIMIALDCAAAEFYVNGKYDYTKFEGETGKVRTSAEQAEYLAELAAKYPIISIEDGMDENDWEGWKLLTDKIGDKVQLVGDDLFVTNVERLSRGIEQGIANSILIKVNQIGSLTETIAAVNMAKNAGYTSVMSHRSGETEDNTIADLAVALNCGQIKTGSASRSDRMAKYNQLLRIEEQLGEVAYFPQEKAFKIK, from the coding sequence ATGAGTGTAATAATTAATATCCATGCTAGACAAATTTTAGATTCTAGAGGGAATCCTACTGTTGAAGTAGATGTTGTAACCGAAAATGATATTTTAGGAAGAGCTGCAGTACCATCAGGAGCATCAACAGGAGAACATGAAGCTGTAGAACTACGCGATGGTGGTAAAGCATATATGGGTAAAGGTGTTTTAAAAGCTGTAGATAATGTAAATTCTATTATCGCTCCTGAATTATTGGGCGTTTCAGTTTTTGAACAAAATTTGATCGATCAAATTATGATAGATTTAGATGGCACCAAAAATAAATCAAAATTAGGAGCTAACGCTATTTTAGGTGTTTCTTTAGCGGTTGCAAAAGCAGCAGCAAATGAACTTAATATGCCTTTATATCGTTATGTTGGTGGTGTTTCTGCAAATACACTTCCTGTACCAATGATGAATATCATCAACGGTGGTTCGCATAGCGACGCGCCTATTGCATTTCAAGAGTTTATGATTATGCCTGTTAAAGCTAAAAGCTTCACACACGCTATGCAAATGGGAACTGAGATTTTCCATAATCTTAAAAAAGTATTACACGACAGAGGATTAAGTACTGCAGTAGGTGATGAGGGTGGTTTTGCACCAACTTTAGCCGGAGGTACCGAAGATGCTTTAGATTCTATTAAAGTTGCTGTTGAGAAAGCGGGATATACTTTTGGAGGCGATATAATGATTGCTTTAGATTGTGCTGCGGCAGAATTTTATGTAAACGGAAAATACGATTACACCAAGTTTGAAGGCGAAACAGGTAAAGTAAGAACATCGGCTGAACAAGCAGAGTATTTAGCTGAATTAGCTGCTAAATACCCAATCATCTCTATTGAAGATGGTATGGACGAAAACGACTGGGAAGGTTGGAAATTACTAACCGATAAAATTGGTGATAAAGTACAATTGGTAGGAGATGATTTATTTGTAACCAATGTAGAACGTTTATCAAGAGGTATTGAGCAAGGTATTGCAAACTCCATATTAATTAAAGTAAATCAAATTGGTTCGCTAACCGAAACCATTGCAGCTGTAAATATGGCTAAAAATGCAGGTTATACATCGGTAATGTCTCACCGTTCTGGTGAAACTGAAGATAATACGATAGCCGATTTAGCAGTGGCTTTAAACTGTGGTCAGATAAAAACAGGTTCTGCGTCTCGTAGCGACCGTATGGCTAAGTACAACCAATTACTTCGTATTGAAGAACAATTAGGTGAAGTAGCTTATTTTCCACAGGAAAAAGCATTCAAAATAAAATAA
- the rpsD gene encoding 30S ribosomal protein S4: MARYTGPKTKIARKFGEAIFGEDKSFEKRNYPPGQHGNARKRGKRSEYAIQLMEKQKAKYTYGILERQFRNIFKSARAAQGITGEVLLQLCESRLDNVVYRMGIAPSRSGARQLVSHRHITVNGELVNIPSYQLQAGDVVAVREKSKSLESIERSLSNSSHVYEWITWNDDTKQGTYVSVPARIQIPENINEQFIVELYSK, encoded by the coding sequence ATGGCAAGATATACTGGTCCTAAAACTAAAATAGCTCGTAAATTTGGCGAAGCTATATTTGGAGAAGATAAATCTTTTGAGAAAAGAAATTATCCTCCAGGTCAACACGGTAACGCAAGAAAACGTGGAAAAAGATCTGAATACGCAATCCAATTAATGGAAAAGCAAAAGGCAAAATACACATATGGTATTTTAGAGCGTCAATTCAGAAATATATTTAAAAGCGCTAGAGCTGCTCAAGGTATTACAGGTGAAGTTTTATTACAACTTTGCGAATCTAGATTAGATAACGTAGTATATAGAATGGGAATAGCTCCTTCTAGAAGCGGTGCTAGACAATTAGTATCACACAGACACATTACTGTAAATGGAGAATTAGTAAATATTCCTTCATACCAATTGCAAGCAGGTGATGTCGTAGCTGTAAGAGAAAAATCTAAATCTCTTGAGTCTATCGAAAGATCTCTTTCAAACTCAAGTCATGTTTATGAATGGATTACTTGGAATGACGATACAAAACAAGGAACTTATGTTTCTGTTCCTGCAAGAATTCAAATTCCAGAAAACATAAACGAACAATTCATCGTCGAATTATATTCTAAATAA
- the rpmD gene encoding 50S ribosomal protein L30 — MAKIKVTKVKSAINCPLRQKRVLISLGLKKIGQVKEHEATSSILGMVSKVNHLVSVEEIK; from the coding sequence ATGGCAAAAATTAAAGTAACAAAAGTTAAAAGCGCAATCAATTGTCCGCTAAGACAAAAACGAGTATTAATATCTCTAGGTCTTAAAAAGATCGGTCAGGTAAAAGAGCACGAAGCTACATCAAGTATTCTTGGTATGGTAAGTAAAGTAAATCACTTAGTTTCTGTTGAAGAAATTAAATAA